In a single window of the Nocardiopsis composta genome:
- the fdxA gene encoding ferredoxin, whose translation MTYVIAQPCVDVLDKACIEECPVDCIYEGQRMLYIHPDECVDCGACEPVCPVEAIYYEDDLPEQWSEYYKANVEFFDEIGSPGGASKVGKYETDHPLIAKLPPQAEG comes from the coding sequence GTGACCTACGTCATCGCGCAGCCGTGCGTCGATGTGCTCGACAAGGCCTGCATCGAGGAGTGCCCCGTCGACTGCATCTACGAGGGCCAGCGCATGCTCTACATCCACCCGGACGAGTGCGTCGACTGCGGCGCCTGCGAGCCGGTGTGCCCTGTGGAGGCGATCTACTACGAGGACGACCTGCCGGAGCAGTGGTCCGAGTACTACAAGGCCAACGTCGAGTTCTTCGATGAGATCGGCTCGCCCGGCGGCGCCTCCAAGGTCGGCAAGTACGAGACCGACCACCCGCTGATCGCGAAGCTGCCCCCGCAGGCCGAGGGGTAG
- the dapC gene encoding succinyldiaminopimelate transaminase has protein sequence MGERRRLADRLPVFPWDRLAEYKRTAAAHPEGIADLSVGTPVDPVAQSIRTALAEAADAPGYPLTHGTPKLRASIAGWLERRHGVRVDPAHVLPTIGSKELVAWLPTLLGLGEGDTVVHPELAYPTYDAGARLAGAAPLPADSLTAIGPARPGLIWVNSPANPTGRVLGRDHLRKVVDWARERGTVVASDECYLDLGWEGEGPVSILDPEVSGGSHEGLLAVHSLSKRSNLAGYRAAFVAGDPGLVGELLAVRKHAGMIVPAPVQAAMAAALDDDAHAEEQKARYAARRGPLRAALERAGWTVDHSEAGLYLWASHPGHDAWSAVGLLAEHGILAAPGDFYGPRGSRHIRVAFTATDDAVAAAVKRLDALPAS, from the coding sequence ATGGGTGAACGACGGCGCTTGGCGGACCGGCTTCCGGTCTTTCCGTGGGACCGCCTGGCCGAGTACAAGCGGACCGCGGCGGCGCATCCGGAGGGCATCGCCGACCTGTCCGTCGGCACGCCGGTCGACCCGGTGGCGCAGAGCATCCGCACCGCGCTGGCCGAGGCCGCTGACGCCCCGGGGTACCCGCTCACCCACGGCACCCCGAAGCTGCGCGCCTCCATCGCGGGGTGGCTGGAGCGCCGGCACGGGGTGCGGGTGGACCCCGCCCACGTGCTGCCCACGATCGGCTCCAAGGAGCTGGTGGCCTGGCTGCCCACCCTGCTCGGACTGGGGGAGGGCGACACCGTCGTCCACCCCGAACTGGCCTACCCCACCTACGACGCCGGCGCCCGGCTGGCCGGCGCCGCGCCGCTGCCCGCCGACTCGCTGACCGCGATCGGCCCCGCGCGGCCCGGGCTGATCTGGGTCAACTCCCCGGCCAACCCGACCGGCCGGGTGCTCGGCCGCGACCACCTGCGCAAGGTCGTGGACTGGGCGCGCGAGCGCGGCACGGTCGTCGCCTCCGACGAGTGCTACCTGGACCTGGGCTGGGAGGGCGAGGGCCCGGTGTCGATCCTGGACCCGGAGGTGTCCGGCGGCTCGCACGAGGGCCTGCTCGCGGTGCACTCGCTGTCCAAGCGGTCGAACCTGGCCGGCTACCGGGCGGCCTTCGTGGCCGGCGACCCCGGGCTGGTCGGCGAGCTGCTCGCGGTGCGCAAGCACGCCGGGATGATCGTGCCGGCCCCGGTGCAGGCCGCGATGGCCGCCGCGCTCGACGACGACGCGCACGCCGAGGAGCAGAAGGCCCGCTACGCGGCCCGCCGCGGCCCGCTGCGCGCCGCCCTGGAGCGGGCCGGGTGGACCGTCGACCACTCCGAGGCCGGCCTGTACCTGTGGGCCTCGCACCCCGGCCACGACGCGTGGAGCGCCGTCGGGCTCCTCGCCGAGCACGGCATCCTGGCCGCCCCCGGCGACTTCTACGGCCCGCGCGGCTCCCGGCACATCCGGGTCGCCTTCACCGCCACCGACGACGCGGTGGCCGCCGCGGTCAAGCGCCTGGACGCGCTGCCCGCCTCCTGA
- a CDS encoding MarR family winged helix-turn-helix transcriptional regulator: protein MPEGTDRGASARRPSARDAGEALLRVAHRLESLLAELAAEHGLTALEARTLRALLDGPSQGGLARQLGRAPSGVSVLTRRLEERGLVSRVSSRSDKRVRTARPTEAGLRVIRAIGAGLAERSPLSTRLTDPEVEALYRLLDALDRAPPS from the coding sequence ATGCCCGAAGGCACGGACCGCGGGGCGTCCGCCCGGCGGCCGTCGGCGCGCGACGCCGGCGAGGCGCTGCTGCGCGTGGCCCACCGGCTGGAGTCCCTGCTGGCCGAGCTGGCGGCCGAGCACGGCCTGACCGCCCTGGAGGCGCGCACCCTGCGCGCGCTGCTGGACGGCCCCTCCCAGGGCGGCCTCGCCCGGCAGCTGGGCCGCGCCCCCTCCGGGGTGTCCGTGCTCACCCGCAGGCTGGAGGAGCGCGGCCTGGTCTCCCGGGTCTCCTCCCGGAGCGACAAGCGGGTCCGCACGGCCCGCCCGACCGAGGCGGGCCTGCGGGTGATCCGCGCGATCGGCGCCGGCCTGGCCGAGCGCTCCCCGCTGTCCACCCGGCTGACCGACCCGGAGGTCGAGGCCCTGTACCGGCTGCTGGACGCCCTCGATCGGGCCCCGCCGTCCTGA
- the fes gene encoding enterochelin esterase, with protein sequence MSETVNAPTLMTVPPKFKPAAVFPRDTAPVIRAAEQAAARGPAAVEEFWRAVRRTGTPVVEAAGSPGERTATFLWRGGDELADVILVADRSADARSFERNRMTRVPGSDIWHLTYRMRADWRCSYAVAPVPADGAPPPAGPANEMARVRRARALSAADPADAPAIARWFDALAHSRPDPLARERLDGAWSVASLPDAPAERWRTAPGGAPQGRVDGHGLADAALGNTRTVRVYTPAAQPPQGGWPVAVLLDGEEWWSLPLAPLLDRLIAAGTLPPMLVAMVPALDFATRTRELACHDPFVDFLTGSVLPLLRAEHGGCADPRRTLVAGQSLGGLTALYTAHRAPEHVGRALSQSGSYWWPNVRGTGGDTERMARLLAEAPSLPDRIHLSVGLHEPVLLEPNRRLRDVLRDRGADLHYTEFNGGHDRACWHAGLPDALAALTDDWPARR encoded by the coding sequence ATGTCAGAGACTGTGAACGCACCCACGCTGATGACCGTCCCGCCCAAGTTCAAGCCCGCGGCGGTCTTCCCGCGCGACACCGCGCCGGTGATCCGGGCCGCCGAGCAGGCCGCCGCCCGGGGCCCCGCCGCCGTCGAGGAGTTCTGGCGCGCCGTGCGGCGCACCGGCACACCGGTCGTCGAGGCCGCCGGCTCCCCCGGCGAGCGCACCGCCACCTTCCTGTGGCGCGGCGGCGACGAACTCGCCGATGTGATCCTGGTCGCCGACCGCAGCGCCGACGCCCGCTCCTTCGAGCGCAACCGGATGACCCGCGTCCCCGGGAGCGACATCTGGCACCTCACCTACCGGATGCGCGCCGACTGGCGCTGCTCGTACGCGGTGGCGCCGGTGCCGGCCGACGGGGCGCCGCCGCCCGCCGGCCCCGCGAACGAGATGGCCCGCGTCCGCCGGGCCCGCGCGCTCTCCGCCGCCGACCCCGCCGACGCGCCGGCCATCGCCCGCTGGTTCGACGCCCTGGCCCACTCCCGCCCCGACCCGCTGGCCCGCGAGCGGCTGGACGGCGCCTGGTCGGTGGCCTCCCTGCCGGACGCCCCCGCCGAACGGTGGCGCACCGCCCCCGGCGGCGCGCCGCAGGGCAGGGTGGACGGGCACGGGCTGGCGGACGCGGCGCTCGGCAACACCCGCACGGTCCGGGTGTACACCCCCGCCGCGCAACCGCCGCAGGGCGGCTGGCCGGTCGCCGTGCTGCTGGACGGCGAGGAGTGGTGGTCGCTGCCGCTGGCCCCGCTGCTGGACCGGCTGATCGCCGCGGGAACGCTGCCGCCGATGCTGGTCGCCATGGTGCCCGCGCTCGACTTCGCCACCCGGACCCGCGAGCTGGCCTGCCACGACCCGTTCGTGGACTTCCTCACCGGCTCCGTGCTTCCGCTGCTCCGCGCCGAGCACGGCGGCTGCGCCGACCCGCGCCGCACCCTGGTCGCCGGGCAGAGCCTGGGCGGGCTCACCGCGCTCTACACCGCGCACCGGGCCCCGGAGCACGTCGGCCGGGCACTCTCCCAGTCCGGCTCCTACTGGTGGCCCAACGTGCGCGGCACCGGCGGCGACACCGAGCGGATGGCCCGGCTGCTCGCCGAGGCGCCGTCCCTGCCCGACCGGATCCACCTCAGCGTCGGCCTGCACGAGCCGGTGCTGCTCGAACCCAACCGCCGGCTGCGCGACGTGCTCCGCGACCGCGGCGCGGACCTGCACTACACCGAGTTCAACGGCGGCCACGACCGGGCCTGCTGGCACGCCGGCCTCCCGGACGCCCTGGCCGCCCTCACCGACGACTGGCCCGCCCGCCGCTGA
- a CDS encoding ABC transporter substrate-binding protein → MRIGIPKNACNEARKVRLAYHLPGRAGRGLLAAGCSSGAAEAPADGGETRTVEHIYGESEVPAEPERVVAVSVTSTPVLLSLDLPVVAAGTTGPSALTDDKGFFAQWAETADERGVEALPGPEPDVIVGNGFGADAVDEATYDKLSEIAPTVVYGESDTPWLELTEEVAGAFGAEDRAAEIAKEYEDLTAEAAGQLEDAGEIAAMTGTPEKFFVFTPESAQGRFFADLGLTQHEFAEGEAKATEGRADTVEVSLEKASAFGEASLLFVNTGGEEIEDYAKMAPNLEKTPAFEEDRAFTLGPAAFRLDYYSVPVVADRLVEVLG, encoded by the coding sequence ATGAGGATAGGCATACCTAAAAATGCTTGCAATGAAGCAAGAAAAGTTCGCCTCGCCTATCATCTCCCTGGCCGTGCCGGTCGCGGCCTGCTCGCCGCCGGCTGCTCGTCCGGCGCGGCGGAAGCCCCCGCCGACGGCGGTGAGACCCGCACCGTCGAGCACATCTACGGCGAGAGCGAGGTCCCCGCCGAGCCGGAGCGCGTGGTGGCGGTCAGCGTCACCTCCACCCCGGTCCTGCTCAGCCTCGACCTGCCGGTGGTCGCCGCCGGCACCACCGGCCCCTCCGCGCTCACCGACGACAAGGGCTTCTTCGCCCAGTGGGCGGAGACCGCCGACGAGCGGGGCGTGGAGGCGCTGCCCGGCCCCGAGCCCGACGTCATCGTCGGCAACGGGTTCGGTGCGGACGCCGTGGACGAGGCCACCTACGACAAGCTCTCCGAGATCGCCCCCACCGTGGTCTACGGCGAGTCCGACACCCCCTGGCTGGAGCTCACCGAGGAGGTCGCCGGGGCGTTCGGTGCCGAGGACCGGGCCGCGGAGATCGCAAAGGAGTACGAGGACCTCACCGCGGAGGCCGCCGGCCAGCTCGAGGACGCCGGCGAGATCGCCGCGATGACCGGCACCCCGGAGAAGTTCTTCGTGTTCACACCGGAGTCGGCGCAGGGCCGCTTCTTCGCCGACCTCGGGCTCACCCAGCACGAGTTCGCCGAGGGCGAGGCGAAGGCCACCGAGGGGCGCGCGGACACCGTCGAGGTCTCCCTGGAGAAGGCCTCCGCCTTCGGCGAGGCCAGCCTGCTCTTCGTCAACACCGGCGGAGAGGAGATCGAGGACTACGCGAAGATGGCGCCGAACCTGGAGAAGACGCCCGCCTTCGAGGAGGACCGCGCCTTCACCCTGGGCCCCGCGGCGTTCCGCCTGGACTACTACAGCGTGCCCGTCGTCGCCGACCGCCTGGTCGAGGTGCTCGGCTGA
- a CDS encoding 2,3,4,5-tetrahydropyridine-2,6-dicarboxylate N-succinyltransferase encodes MTTSFTSPLPAEIDDLWERRSELTPDDTAARDTIVGAVDELDAGKARVAFVDPDTDQVVVDERAKRSILLSFRVLGMEESKVGDFHHHDRIPLKTRFDGVRVVPGAIARWGAYLAPGVVLMPSFTNFGAWVGSGTMVDTWATVGSCAQVGENVHLSGGVGVGGVLEPPQASPVIIEDDAFLGSRSMVVEGARVRRGAKLGAGTILTASTRVYDAQTGEELPRGEAPAWSVCVTANKVKSFPGGDFGMPVLLVLKRLEEGQEHDKLALNDLLREHGVNA; translated from the coding sequence ATGACCACCTCGTTCACCAGCCCGCTGCCCGCCGAGATCGACGATCTCTGGGAGCGCCGTTCCGAGCTGACCCCTGACGACACCGCGGCCCGCGACACCATCGTCGGCGCCGTCGACGAACTGGACGCCGGCAAGGCCCGGGTCGCCTTCGTCGACCCGGACACGGACCAGGTGGTCGTCGACGAGCGCGCCAAGCGCTCCATCCTGCTGAGCTTCCGCGTGCTCGGCATGGAGGAGTCCAAGGTCGGTGACTTCCACCACCACGACCGGATCCCGCTGAAGACCCGCTTCGACGGCGTCCGCGTCGTCCCCGGCGCCATCGCCCGCTGGGGCGCCTACCTGGCCCCCGGCGTCGTGCTGATGCCGTCCTTCACCAACTTCGGCGCCTGGGTCGGCTCCGGCACCATGGTCGACACCTGGGCCACCGTCGGCTCCTGCGCCCAGGTGGGCGAGAACGTCCACCTCTCCGGCGGCGTCGGCGTCGGCGGCGTGCTGGAGCCGCCGCAGGCCTCCCCGGTGATCATCGAGGACGACGCGTTCCTCGGCTCGCGCAGCATGGTCGTCGAGGGCGCCCGGGTGCGCCGCGGCGCCAAGCTCGGCGCGGGCACCATCCTCACCGCCTCGACCCGGGTCTACGACGCGCAGACCGGCGAGGAGCTGCCCCGCGGCGAGGCGCCCGCCTGGTCGGTGTGCGTCACCGCGAACAAGGTGAAGAGCTTCCCCGGTGGCGACTTCGGCATGCCGGTGCTGCTCGTCCTCAAGCGCCTCGAAGAGGGCCAGGAGCACGACAAGCTGGCCCTCAACGACCTGCTCCGCGAGCACGGCGTCAACGCCTGA
- the dapE gene encoding succinyl-diaminopimelate desuccinylase has translation MLDLTADVRTLTARLVDTESVSGGERALADMIERSLSGLGHLRVDRDGDAVVARTGLGRAKRVVLAGHIDTVPIVDNVPSRRENDRLYGCGSSDMKSGVAVQLRLAAALTEPVHDLTYVFYDCEEVDAERNGLRRLSRDHPDWLAGDFAVLLEPTGGVIEGGCQGTMRVEVIARGERAHSARSWMGENAIHGAGRILDVLRGYVPREPEVDGLRYREGLNAVFVSGGVAGNVIPDECTVTVNYRFAPDRSVKDAEEHLREVFAGFDVRVTDAAPPARPGLDDPAAAEFVAAVGAGEARAKLGWTDVARMSELGVPAVNYGPGEPTLAHTRDEWVDLALVDEAERRMTDWLTGAGGPANGRG, from the coding sequence ATGCTCGACCTCACAGCAGACGTCCGCACCCTCACCGCGCGACTCGTCGACACCGAGTCGGTCAGCGGCGGGGAGCGCGCCCTGGCCGACATGATCGAACGCTCCCTGTCCGGGCTGGGCCACCTGCGGGTGGACCGGGACGGTGACGCCGTGGTCGCCCGGACCGGCCTGGGCCGGGCCAAGCGCGTCGTGCTGGCCGGGCACATCGACACCGTGCCGATCGTGGACAACGTCCCCTCCCGGCGCGAGAACGACCGGCTCTACGGGTGCGGCTCCTCCGACATGAAGAGCGGCGTCGCGGTGCAGCTGCGGCTGGCCGCCGCCCTCACCGAGCCGGTGCACGACCTCACCTACGTCTTCTACGACTGCGAGGAGGTCGACGCCGAGCGGAACGGGCTGCGCCGGCTCTCCCGGGACCATCCCGACTGGCTCGCCGGCGACTTCGCCGTGCTGCTGGAGCCCACCGGCGGCGTCATCGAGGGCGGCTGCCAGGGCACCATGCGGGTCGAGGTGATCGCGCGCGGCGAGCGCGCGCACAGCGCCCGCTCCTGGATGGGCGAGAACGCCATCCACGGCGCCGGGCGCATCCTGGACGTGCTCCGCGGCTACGTCCCGCGCGAGCCCGAGGTGGACGGCCTGCGCTACCGCGAAGGGCTCAACGCGGTCTTCGTCTCCGGGGGAGTGGCCGGCAACGTCATCCCGGACGAGTGCACGGTCACGGTGAACTACCGGTTCGCCCCGGACCGCTCGGTCAAGGACGCCGAGGAGCACCTGCGCGAGGTGTTCGCCGGCTTCGACGTGCGGGTCACCGACGCCGCCCCGCCGGCCCGCCCCGGGCTGGACGACCCGGCCGCCGCGGAGTTCGTCGCGGCCGTCGGCGCCGGCGAGGCCCGGGCCAAGCTCGGCTGGACCGACGTCGCGCGGATGTCGGAGCTGGGCGTGCCCGCGGTCAACTACGGGCCCGGCGAGCCGACCCTGGCGCACACCCGCGACGAGTGGGTGGACCTGGCCCTGGTCGACGAGGCCGAGCGGCGGATGACCGACTGGCTGACGGGCGCGGGCGGTCCGGCGAACGGCCGCGGATAG
- a CDS encoding LOG family protein: MTDADKIRRAGPLTYRGSAIPQTTTDQRLLDRRGPTDWVHTDPWRVLRIQSEFVEGFGLLSELGRAVSVFGSARIKPGSPYYELGTEVGSLLAQAGYVVVTGGGPGLMEAANKGAAEAGGSSVGLGIELPFEQSLNEFVDTGVTFRYFFVRKTMFVKYSQAFVVLPGGFGTLDELFEAITLVQTRKVTRFPVVLIGTEFWGGLVEWIRGRLLEEGVISPEDPELIHLTDDPAEAVAVIDKAHADMAREKEERAAAEALAREGDGE; the protein is encoded by the coding sequence ATGACCGATGCCGACAAGATCCGACGGGCGGGGCCGTTGACCTACCGGGGCAGCGCGATCCCGCAGACCACCACCGACCAGCGCCTGCTCGACCGGCGCGGACCGACCGACTGGGTGCACACCGACCCGTGGCGGGTGCTGCGCATCCAGTCGGAGTTCGTCGAGGGCTTCGGGCTCCTCTCCGAGCTCGGCCGGGCGGTCAGCGTGTTCGGGTCGGCCCGGATCAAACCGGGCAGCCCCTACTACGAGCTGGGCACAGAGGTCGGCTCGCTGCTGGCGCAGGCCGGCTACGTGGTGGTCACCGGCGGCGGGCCGGGCCTGATGGAGGCGGCCAACAAGGGCGCCGCCGAGGCCGGCGGCTCCTCCGTGGGGCTGGGGATCGAGCTCCCCTTCGAGCAGTCGCTCAACGAGTTCGTGGACACCGGCGTCACCTTCCGGTACTTCTTCGTCCGCAAGACGATGTTCGTGAAGTACTCCCAGGCGTTCGTGGTGCTCCCGGGCGGCTTCGGCACCCTGGACGAGCTCTTCGAGGCCATCACGCTGGTGCAGACCCGCAAGGTGACCCGCTTCCCGGTGGTGCTGATCGGCACCGAGTTCTGGGGCGGCCTGGTCGAGTGGATCCGCGGCCGGCTGCTGGAGGAGGGCGTCATCTCGCCGGAGGACCCGGAGCTGATCCACCTCACCGACGACCCGGCCGAGGCTGTCGCGGTCATCGACAAGGCCCACGCCGACATGGCACGGGAGAAGGAGGAGCGCGCCGCCGCCGAGGCCCTGGCCCGCGAGGGCGACGGGGAGTAG
- a CDS encoding DNA-3-methyladenine glycosylase I: MTGAPAAPQGPDGRRRCTWALGTPDLMAYHDTEWGLPVRTDQAMFERLSLEAFQAGLSWLTVLRKREALREAFAGFDPGTVAGYGGAEVERMLGDARLIRSRAKIEAVIGNARAALELQEGLAAFVREHAAGPERPAPATDADVAAATPESTALAKALKARGFRFVGPTTAYAAMQATGIVDDHLADCFRRGSRG; encoded by the coding sequence ATGACCGGCGCCCCCGCCGCACCCCAGGGCCCCGACGGCCGGCGCCGCTGCACCTGGGCGCTGGGCACCCCGGACCTGATGGCCTACCACGACACCGAGTGGGGGCTGCCGGTCCGCACCGACCAGGCCATGTTCGAGCGCCTCTCGCTGGAGGCGTTCCAGGCCGGCCTGTCCTGGCTCACCGTGCTGCGCAAGCGGGAGGCGCTGCGCGAGGCGTTCGCCGGCTTCGACCCGGGCACCGTCGCCGGCTACGGGGGCGCCGAAGTGGAGCGGATGCTCGGCGACGCCCGGCTGATCCGCAGCCGGGCCAAGATCGAGGCGGTGATCGGCAACGCGCGCGCCGCCCTGGAACTCCAGGAAGGGCTGGCCGCGTTCGTCCGGGAGCACGCCGCCGGACCGGAGCGCCCCGCCCCCGCGACCGACGCGGACGTGGCGGCCGCCACACCGGAGAGCACCGCGCTGGCCAAGGCGCTCAAAGCCAGGGGGTTCCGCTTCGTGGGCCCCACCACCGCCTACGCCGCGATGCAGGCCACCGGTATCGTCGACGACCACCTCGCGGACTGCTTCCGCCGGGGGAGCCGGGGCTGA
- a CDS encoding enoyl-CoA hydratase-related protein, with protein MADSDSTESAAESVSYDLSEGVATITLERPDAMNSLTRAAKEELLGAIERAKGDGSARAVVLTGRGRAFCAGQDLREHGENLSEGRGLDGTVREHYNPIVLGLANMPKPVIASVNGVAAGAGAALAFACDLRIASEKASFAMAFANVGLGSDSGASWTLPRLVGQARAAEMLMLAEPVKADRALEIGLVNKVVPADELAAATRELALRLAAGPTVAYAAIKAELAFGQALDLSRALDMEASLQEQCAETVDHKNATLAFLEKRKPSFEGR; from the coding sequence GTGGCCGACAGCGACAGCACCGAGAGCGCCGCCGAATCCGTCTCCTACGACCTCTCCGAGGGGGTCGCCACCATCACCCTGGAGCGGCCCGACGCGATGAACTCGCTGACCAGAGCGGCCAAAGAGGAGCTGCTCGGCGCGATCGAGCGGGCCAAGGGCGACGGCTCGGCCCGCGCCGTGGTGCTCACCGGGCGCGGCCGCGCCTTCTGCGCCGGCCAGGACCTGCGCGAGCACGGCGAGAACCTGAGCGAGGGTCGGGGGCTGGACGGCACGGTCCGCGAGCACTACAACCCGATCGTGCTCGGCCTGGCGAACATGCCCAAGCCGGTGATCGCCTCGGTCAACGGGGTCGCCGCCGGCGCCGGGGCGGCCCTGGCCTTCGCCTGCGACCTGCGGATCGCCTCGGAGAAGGCGTCGTTCGCGATGGCCTTCGCCAACGTCGGGCTCGGCTCGGACTCCGGCGCCTCCTGGACGCTGCCCCGGCTGGTCGGCCAGGCCCGCGCCGCGGAGATGCTGATGCTGGCCGAGCCGGTCAAGGCCGACCGGGCACTGGAGATCGGCCTGGTCAACAAGGTGGTGCCGGCCGACGAACTGGCCGCGGCCACCCGCGAGCTGGCGCTGCGGCTGGCCGCGGGCCCCACCGTCGCCTACGCGGCGATCAAGGCCGAGCTGGCGTTCGGCCAGGCGCTCGACCTCTCCCGCGCGCTGGACATGGAGGCGTCCCTGCAGGAGCAGTGCGCCGAGACCGTCGACCACAAGAACGCCACGCTGGCGTTCCTGGAGAAGCGGAAGCCCTCCTTCGAGGGTCGGTAG
- a CDS encoding DUF3117 domain-containing protein translates to MAAMKPRTGDGPMEVTKEGRGIIMRVPLEGGGRLVVELTPDEAKELKDALDGVVG, encoded by the coding sequence ATGGCGGCGATGAAGCCGAGGACCGGTGATGGTCCGATGGAGGTCACCAAGGAGGGCCGCGGCATCATCATGCGGGTCCCGCTGGAGGGCGGCGGGCGCCTCGTCGTCGAGCTGACGCCGGACGAGGCCAAGGAGCTCAAGGACGCTCTGGACGGAGTCGTCGGCTGA
- a CDS encoding leucyl aminopeptidase yields MPFETEIRPVPGSLADTDADLVAIPVRAADTGPEAVTAAAGDLDARLPAPVAELVAHYELTGKAGETAQFAADLGRGLVRVALLGTGSGTPADLRAAGAALARLAKGRTKVATGIARLPFPGDGAEAVTAFTEGALLASYRFSLASAAKGPAPAEGIELVCGDGDKPVEAVRRGTALARATALARDLINTPSAEKDPEWLAQRAREIAADAGLEAEVWDEGDLERDGFGAILAVGQGSSRPPRMVRLSYTPEEADRHVVLVGKGITFDTGGLSLKPNDNMKLMKTDMSGSAVVLGVLSALGELGARTRVTGLIAVAENSFSGSAQRPGDVLTTYGGRTVEVLNTDAEGRLVMADALEYAVAELAPDALVDVATLTGAAKVALGTGIGALFATDDGLAEELRSAGERAGEQLWRMPLTEEYRDALESRVADLANIATKGDYGHVGATEAALFLREFTGGLPWAHLDIAGPGRSMSEQGVLTKGGTAFATRTLLRWLT; encoded by the coding sequence GTGCCTTTCGAAACGGAGATCCGGCCGGTTCCGGGATCCCTCGCGGACACCGACGCCGACCTGGTGGCGATCCCCGTCCGGGCGGCGGACACGGGACCGGAAGCGGTCACCGCGGCGGCCGGGGACCTGGACGCGCGGCTGCCGGCGCCCGTCGCCGAGCTGGTCGCGCACTACGAGCTGACCGGGAAGGCCGGTGAGACCGCGCAGTTCGCCGCGGACCTGGGCCGCGGACTGGTCCGGGTGGCCCTGCTCGGCACCGGATCCGGCACCCCGGCCGACCTGAGAGCCGCCGGAGCGGCACTGGCCCGCCTCGCCAAGGGGCGCACCAAGGTCGCCACCGGGATCGCCCGGCTCCCCTTCCCCGGGGACGGCGCTGAGGCCGTGACCGCCTTCACCGAGGGGGCGCTGCTCGCCTCCTACCGGTTCAGCCTCGCCTCCGCCGCCAAGGGGCCCGCCCCGGCGGAGGGCATCGAGCTGGTCTGCGGGGACGGCGACAAGCCGGTGGAGGCCGTGCGCCGGGGGACGGCGCTGGCCCGCGCCACCGCGCTGGCCCGCGACCTGATCAACACCCCGTCGGCGGAGAAGGACCCGGAGTGGCTCGCGCAGCGCGCCCGGGAGATCGCCGCCGACGCCGGCCTGGAGGCCGAGGTCTGGGACGAGGGCGACCTGGAGCGCGACGGGTTCGGCGCGATCCTCGCGGTCGGCCAGGGATCGTCCCGGCCGCCCCGGATGGTCCGGCTCTCCTACACCCCGGAGGAGGCGGACCGGCACGTCGTGCTGGTGGGCAAGGGCATCACCTTCGACACCGGCGGGCTGTCCCTGAAGCCGAACGACAACATGAAGCTCATGAAGACCGACATGAGCGGTTCGGCGGTGGTCCTGGGCGTGCTGTCGGCCCTGGGCGAGCTGGGTGCGCGCACCCGGGTCACCGGGCTCATCGCGGTGGCGGAGAACTCCTTCTCCGGCTCGGCGCAGCGCCCCGGGGACGTGCTCACCACCTACGGCGGGCGCACCGTGGAGGTGCTCAACACCGACGCCGAGGGCCGGCTGGTGATGGCCGACGCCCTGGAGTACGCCGTCGCCGAGCTGGCGCCGGACGCGCTGGTGGACGTCGCGACGCTCACCGGGGCGGCCAAGGTCGCGCTGGGCACCGGGATCGGCGCGCTGTTCGCCACCGACGACGGGCTGGCCGAGGAGCTGCGGTCGGCCGGGGAGCGCGCCGGCGAGCAGCTGTGGCGGATGCCCCTCACCGAGGAGTACCGCGACGCCTTGGAGTCGCGGGTGGCCGATCTGGCCAACATCGCCACCAAGGGCGACTACGGCCACGTCGGGGCGACCGAGGCGGCGCTGTTCCTGCGCGAGTTCACCGGCGGGCTGCCCTGGGCCCACCTGGACATCGCCGGCCCCGGCCGGTCGATGAGCGAGCAGGGCGTGCTCACCAAGGGCGGCACCGCGTTCGCCACCCGCACGCTGCTGCGCTGGCTGACCTGA